TGGCACTCCAATCGCGTCGGCGGAACCAACGGCAAACACAACATCAGCCATTTCCAAGCTCCGCAGGGTGGCGGCATTCCGACGCGGAGCCATAGTGTCGAAGCTAAGCTCTTCGTCTGATTCAAGGCAGAAACCTGTGTCCACCACAACATGATCCGCTAGTTGCCGCGCCGCATCCAGAACCATCGCGACGGCTCCCGCCCTGAGTTCGGTCCATCGATCCGCTCTGGTTGTACCCGTCAGCACCCTAAAAGTTCCTCCCTTGGTGAAGACAGGAATCGCCACCGCCCTGAGGGCTTGACCATCCAGCAGTCCCTGGTCCGCCAGTCGGCAAGCCTGGGCAAAACCAGCCGACTCCTCCAGAAGGCCGAGCACCGCCGACATGCTTGCGCCGTAGCTGTCCGCATCCACCAGAAGGACTGATTTGCCTTCCGCGGCCAACTCCGCCGCGATGTTGGCAGCAAGGAACGTCCTTCCGGGGGCGCCGATCGGCCCCCACACGGCAATGATCCGGCCGCCTCCCTGCGGAGTCTCTTCATCCCTGCGGTCCGATTCCGGCATCGAGCGCAGCTCTGCCCCAGGATCGGCAAATCCGGTGTCTCGGGCGGAGGCAGGCAGGCTTTGCCGGCTCCCCCTGCCAACGGCCTCAGATATTTTGGCCGCCAAGTCACCGGCTTCGATGCCCGTCATAGCCGGTAAGGCACCTATGGAGTGCAGACGTTTGGCCTCGGCTGGATCGTCCGTCAGGGCGATGATTGAGACACCCACCGCCCCAAGACGATCAACCAGCGTGGTGGTGAGTTCCTCGCAGCCCTCCGCTACGACGGCGGCAACCGCGAGGCCGCTTTGGCAAGCAGCAATAAGCTCAGCAAGCTCCGAACAACGGCGCACAACCGTTACGGGACCGCGGAGGCGCTCCAACCCGCCCACTACAGCTTCCTGAGCGGAGCCGACGGTCACTACAGGAATGCTCATCGAACAACGCCCGTGGGGTTCCACACGACGGAGACCTTGGCCCTGTTCGCCTGGGCGCCCAACAATTTCGGCATTTGTTCATCCGTCACCAGCACCATCACCACAGTTGTTCTGGCCGAGCCCAACGTAGTACTCCCAGGAGTCACCGCGGCAATTTCTGCGCTCGGCAGGAGCATCTCCGGCGCGTCAAAAGCGCTGCTTGCACCCGGCATGGAGACCCACACGTCCACCCTGGCGCCTGGAACGGCCTGCGGGGGGAGTTCTTCCTCCAAGGCAATCGCTACAGGTTTGCGGTCCAACGCATCGGCGACTCCCAGGCTTGCCCGAGGGATCAACTGGTTCTTTGCCATCCGCTGCAGTGCCACGCTGCTCTCCGCAAGCCCTTGTTCCACAGTGATGTAGCCGGCCTCAACGTCATCCAAACGAACTTTGACAATGGAGAGGTCCGCCTCCGTGACCACCTGACCTATCGCGATGTCTTCCCGGGCGGCGAAGACCTGGGTTGTCCTGTCTGCGGTGCCCACCAAGGCAATGACGCCTGCGACGGACCCCAGGACCAGCAAAAGACCGATAAGAAGCCGCGGATCTTTCCATGATGGTTTCCTTAGCCTCGCGGCCACGCCGATACTTTCTCCCATTTTCCTGCTTCCCCGCTTTGAGTTACGGCATGGTGGAAGCACCTGCCTCCTCATTCTTACCGGCGCATTTTCGCGGAGCCAAGGCCACCGGCCTCAAATGGGCCGAAACTGTGGATAACTACACCAAACATCAGCAACGGTGGCAAAATGAAGCCATGCCCCGATTCCTGACTCTTGCGGACGTCGCAGAACAACTACAAATCAACTCGCCACAGGCCTACGCGCTGGTTAGGAGTGGCGAGCTGAAGGCCATTCAAGTGGGTGGCCGAGGACAGTGGCGTATCGAAGAGAAGATGTTGGAGCAATATATCGAAGACCGCTATGCAGAAGCTGGCCGCATGATCGAAGAGGCCAAGGCCAAAACCAACCGGTCTTAGTCCCCGCCGCTCCTGAAGTCCTGGTTACCCGCCGAGCAAAGCGCTGCCAACGAACTGAAGGGAATGGTCATTACCGCAGCCACCCTGCCGGGCCGGCGCGATTCACCGTTCTGAACCACCGCAAGGTCAAGGTAGTCCCGGCCGACCCTGTCTATTACTCCTTGCAGCTCATATCCATCACGTGCCGCTACTTTCAGATGAACCACCAGCTCGGCACGATCGCGTGCCAGTGCCCTCAGTGCTGAGGCGATGCCCAGCGACTGCTGTATCCGGGACGCAGGTTTCAGCGCTACCCTGCCGAGTCCTTCGTATGTCACAACGGAGGGATAGGGCAGTAACCACTCCCGCGCTCGCTCCGTCAAGACCAGCCATTCGCCGCCCACGTGGCTCAACCGTCCTCGTAGGACCCTGCCGTCAATCAGAACGACCTTGATGTCCGCTCCGAAGGCCCCACGCAGACGGTCAGCCAATTCGATGCCCGCCAGCTCAACCCTTGCCCGCTCTGTGATCTCGAGTTCGGCTTCCAAGGCGCGCCCCGCCGAGAATTGTGCTTCCAGATCGCTAAAGAGAGAGTCCCATCTCATGTGGTCAGACTAGGCTGCATGAAGGATGTGCGACGAATCGGAGAGGTACATCAGGGTTGCAACTGGACAAGGCACTGCAAACATGTTCAGAATGAGTCAAATAGATCAAACCGCATCAAATTGCATCAAAGGGAGCATGGGGGCTTTTAGTGGCAAAAGTATTGCGTAGTGACTCTGCCCTGGCAGCGTTTGTTCTTGGGCTGGGACTGTCCTTGGTACTTACGGGAAATGTGCTGCTTACGCAGTGGCAGGCAGCGGAGCGGCATGGTCAGACCCTTACCTTCGAACATCTTCTCGGCTTCTCAGCCAACGCAGTGGGACTTTCTGTTGTCATCTGGTGGGCACTGACGTTCTTCATCGCTTTCCTGGCATCGTTGTTGCATCGGGTTGGGCACAAGAAGAGCGCCCATCTCCTTTCACGGTTCAGCCCCGCCTTTATGTTGCGGCTCGCGGTGGCCGTCGTGAGCCTGAATCTCATGGGCGCGGGAATAGCCCAAGCAGATGCCGCACCACCGGAACCTGGCTGGCAAAGCGCCTCTCCTCATAGGGCGCCGGGAAAAGCGGCGTGGACTCCGGCTTCCTTGGACCGCGCGAGTTCCATCCCGCGATCTGTAGACGATGCCCATGCTTCAGCATCCCGGCCTCATGACCCGCGCTGGCAACCCCGGCCCCCCGTGGTTGACCCGGGGTTGCTAAGCCGCCAGTCCACACGTTCAACCACCCTAGCGGGAGAAGCCGCCGTTGTTGTTGAGGATGGCGACTCGCTATGGTCGATTGCGGCCTCCCGGCTCGGACCCTTTGCAACCGACGTGGACGTCGCGTTGACGTGGCCCAAGTGGTATGCCGCCAACAGGGCAGTCATCGGAGGGGACCCCACCGTGCTACTCCCGGGGCAGGTTCTTCAGCCCCCGGCACCAAGCTAGTAAGGCCGGGACTTCAGTGCCCGCTTCCTCCATAAGGACCGTCCGCTCAGGGACAACCTTCACATCTCAAAGCCAATCCGTAGTGTCATCCCAGCAGAAGCCAATGAGTAAAGCGTCCCCACGCTGCAACTCATGTAGTGAATGCCAGAGGTATGACCATGACCCTTGCAACGAAAACCCGGCCAGCAGGCCCTCGGAGCACGCAACATACGGCACCAGCATCCGGCCAAAGCGGCTCGGACATCGACGTCCGGCTTGTTGCCCGAAGCATCGCGCAGGCAACCTTGGAAGTACTGGCGGGAACCCGTCCCGTCCAGCAGCTCTCACGCTCGCTGGACGCCGAGTGTTATCTGTCGCTCCAGCATCGGGCAGCATTGACCCGAAAACACTCAGCCAGGAGCCGAGGTACTGCCCAACCGCACCGTAGTCCCATGGTGCGTTCGGTTCGGGTCTGTTCCATTTCCGAATCAATCTGTGAAGCAAGCATCGTCGTCGCTGAGGAGCAGCGTTGCCGTGCCGTCGCCATGAGGCTGGAGCGGCTGGACGGTGTTTGGCAGGTTACCGCCCTGGAAATAGGGTAGGCCCAACCGATCGTGCTTTGAGAGAAAGCAAAAAGGTGAAGCCTGGACGTTCCGTCCGGGCTTCACCCTTTGCTGTGACCGCGTTACGGAAACCGCTTAGCGACGCTTCTTCTTTGCCTGTTTCCGCTGATCCTGACTTGCTGCTTTAGCAGGATTTCCGGACCGGCCCGATGCCCTACCCTCAATGCGCGTCTGGGTCGCTCCGTCTTCTCCGGGCGCGGTGTACTGCAGCTGCGCGGGCTTCTCCGGCGCCTGAAGGCCCGCCGCACGGATCTGAGGATCGTGGTGCTCTGTGTGTGCGCCGGAAGCCGAATCGTCTGCCACCACTACGTCTTCGGCTGGTGTTACTTCGACTTCCAGGTTGTAGAGGAATCCGATACTTTCCTCACGAATGGCTTCCATCATGCTCTGGAACATGACAAACCCTTCGCGCTGGTATTCCACCAGGGGATCACGCTGGGCCATGGCACGAAGTCCGATTCCCTCTTTGAGGTAATCCATCTCGTAGAGGTGTTCCTGCCATTTACGCCCAAGGACCGAAAGCACAACCCGCCGCTCAAGCTCACGCATGCTCTCGGCGCCGATGGATTCTTCCCGCGCCTGGTAGACAAGCCGGGCGTCAGAGAGGATTTCCTCCCTCAGGAATTCTGCCGTGACCCTGGACTTACCGCCGGCTTCGTCAATGATTTCCTCGGCGGTAACCGTTGCCGGGTACAGGGTCTTCAGGTTTGCCCACAGCTGGTTGTAGTCCCAGTCGTCACCTGACCCCTCGGCCGTAGCGGCATCAATGAGTGAGTTGATGGTGTCTTCCAAGAAGAACTGCACTTTTTCGTGCAGGTCATCGCCTTCGAGGATGCGACGACGGTCGCCGTAGATCGCTTCACGCTGGCGGTTGAGGACGTCATCGTACTTGAGGACGTTCTTGCGCTGCTCGGCGTTGCGACCCTCTACTTGGCCTTGCGCCGACGCGATGGCGCGGGATACGAGCTTCGACTCCAGCGCTACGTCGTCGGGAACGGAGCTGTTCATCAGCCGTTCGGCCGCACCTGAGTTGAACAACCGCATGAGGTCGTCCGTGAGGGAGAGGTAGAAACGGGATTCGCCAGGGTCACCCTGACGTCCGGAACGTCCGCGCAACTGGTTGTCGATCCGGCGGGATTCGTGGCGCTCGGTGCCAAGCACGTACAGTCCGCCGAGGTCCAGAACTTCTTCGTGCTCGTCCTTGACGGCCTGCTTGGCTGCAGCCAGGGCCTCGGGCCATGCGGCCTCGTACTCTTCCGAGTTTTCCTCGGGATCCAACCCACGTTTGGCGAGTTCGGCGATGGCAGTGAACTCGGCGTTGCCGCCGAGCATGATGTCAGTGCCTCGGCCCGCCATGTTGGTTGCTACCGTAACTGCGCCTTTTCGTCCGGCCTGGGCAACGATGGACGCTTCCCTCGCGTGGTTCTTGGCGTTCAACACCTCATGCCGGATGCCTTCTTTGGCCAAGAGCTTCGAGAGGTACTCACTCTTTTCAACGCTGGTGGTACCCACCAGTACAGGCTGGCCGTTTTCATGCCGTTCAGCGATGTCCTGAACGACAGCATCAAACTTAACTACCTCGTTCTTGTAGACGAGGTCCGGTTGGTCGATGCGCTGCATGTCGCGGTTTGTGGGGATGGGAACGACGCCGAGCTTGTAGGTGCTCATGAATTCTGCGGCTTCGGTCTCAGCCGTACCGGTCATGCCAGCGAGCTTGGAGTACATGCGGAAGTAGTTCTGCAGCGTCACCGTAGCGAGCGTCTGGTTCTCTGCCTTGATCTCTACGTTTTCCTTGGCCTCGATGGCCTGATGCATGCCTTCGTTGTAGCGACGACCGGCCAGGATACGGCCGGTATGCTCGTCAACGATCAGCACCTCGCCGTCGAGGATGACGTAGTCCTTGTCCCGCTTGAACAGTTCCTTTGCCTTGATCGCATTGTTGAGGAAGCCGATCAACGGCGTGTTGGCAGATTCGTAGAGGTTCTGGATGCCGAGGTAGTCCTCTACCTTCTCAATCCCGGCTTCCAGCACGCCCACGGTTCGCTTCTTCTCGTCCACCTCGTAGTCGACGTCAGGCTGCAAGCGGAGGACAACTTTGGCAAATTCGCTGTACCACCGGTTGGTGTCGCCTTGCGCAGGACCCGAAATGATCAACGGTGTACGTGCTTCGTCAATCAGAATGGAGTCCACCTCGTCCACGATCGCAAAGTTGTGCCCGCGCTGGACCAGTTCGCTGGCATCCCAGGCCATGTTGTCGCGCAGGTAATCGAAGCCGAATTCGTTGTTGGTTCCGTAAGTGATGTCAGCGTTGTACTGCTCGCGGCGTACCGTGGGGTCCTGGTTGGACAGGATGCAGCCACTGGTAAGGCCAAGGAAACGGTAGACCCTGCCCATGAGTTCGGACTGGTATTCGGCGAGGTAGTCGTTCACCGTGACAACGTGGACACCCTTGCCGGACAGCGCATTGAGGTATGCGGGAGCTGTGGCAACGAGGGTCTTGCCTTCACCCGTTTTCATTTCCGCGATATTGCCCAGGTGGAGGGCTGCGCCACCCATGAGCTGGACATCGAAGTGCCTCATTCCCAGCGTTCTGGAGGAGGCCTCACGGACAGCGGCAAAGGCTTCCGGGAGGAGTGCTTCCAAGGTTTCGCCGTCCTGGTGGCGCGACCTTAGCCGGTCCGTTTCCTCGCGGATTTCAGCGTCCGTGAAGGACTTGAAAGTGTCTTCCAGGGCATTGATGGAATCGGCATAGTTCCGCAGTGTCTTGAGTGTCTTTTTGTCACCCGTGCGGAGAAGTTTTTCGATTAGTGATGCCACGTGAAATTGCTCCCAGTCTCATGCTGCCGAATTCTGGCTGTTTCAGTCTACGGGAGAGACCAGCGCCACGTTGCCGGGTTCACCTCTGAGCGGACTGCCCGGCTGGACGTATTCTCCCGGGGCAGGACCATCGTTCGCCAAGGCTTCGGACAACGCTCCGGCGAGGTCCCCCACTGGCCAGACGACCACCTCCTGGAGGCCGAGCCACGTTGCCATGAGCCTGAGTTCCGCGGCAAGTTCGACGGCGGTATCCGCTGGCGCGTCCATCTCACCAAAGGCGGAGCGCACCAGAAGCTGACGGGATATCCGATCGGCTTTCAAGTCCACTCTGGCAACGATGGCTTCCCTGAGCAGGAACGGCAAGACGTAATAGCCGAAACGTCTCTTGGCGGCAGGGGTGTAGATCTCAATCCTGTAATGGAATCCGAATAACTCCTCCAGCCTCCGTCTTTCGAAGACCAGGGAATCGAATGGGCTCAGGAGGGCCCTGCCTGCTGCTTTTCGCGGCAAGGTGGCATCGACGTGTTGGAAGGTTTCCCTGTCCCATCCCCGAACACTAACGCGTTCAAGACGGCCCGCGCGGACCAGGCGTTGCACCGAACCCGCGCCCGCCTTCAAGGGCGTCCGAAAGTAGTCGGAGAAGCACCTTACCGTGCCAATTCCGTGGGCTCGCGCGGCTGCATCCATGAGCCGGTCAAGGGACGCTTCAGCATCGCCTTCGGGCGGTTGGGCGTCTGGAACAACCCGGGAAGTGAGGGTGTATTTTCGCTCGAACTGCGCTGTCCTGGAAGCGGCGGAAATCCGGCCTTCCTCGAAGAGGTGCTCCAGCACCCGTTTGACGATATTCCAGTTCCAGCCCCAGTTATCACGGTCCGGGTCCTCGTCGTGACCGAGTTCTGCAGTCAACTCGGATGCAGTCATGGGAGGCCCTGAAGTGAGCGCAATCAGAATGCGGTCTTCCATGTCCTGCCGTACGGCCGGATCAAGACGGTGTGCGCCCACCCACGCCCGCTTTTGCCATACGAGCAGGTCCTGGAAATGCTCCGGCCGGATAAAGCTCGCCTCGTGTGCCCAGTACTCCATCATTTTGCGTGGCTTGCGGCTGGCCATCGATTGGAGGATGAGGGGATCGTAGTTGCCAAGCCGGGAAAAGAATGGAAGGTAGTGGCTTCGCGCCACAACGTTGACTGAATCGATTTGGACTAGCTGGATCCGGGCAAAGGTCCGGCCCACCGCCCGTGAAGTCACGGGGCCGGTGGGCCGGACCTTCGCTAATCCTTGAGCTGCCAATGCGATCCGCCGTGCCTGTGAAAGGCTCAGCGAAACGGTCATTGAAGTCCCTTCGTACCTAAGATGAGGCTTTACTTGGCTGTGGCGGCCTGATCATCGGAGCGGTAGGCGTGGATCTTCTCTTCCACGGCTTCCTCGCCGGGCTCGCAGTTGGAGTCGAGGGTGATCACGCCATAGGTCCAGCCACTGCGCCGATACACAACCGACGGCGCGTTCGTTTCCTTGTCCAGGAACAAGTAGAAGTTGTGTCCAACAAGCTCCATGTTGTCCACAGCATCATCGAGGGTCAGCGATGCTGCGGGAAATACTTTCCGGCGGATCAGGACAGGTGAGTCGCCTGCCGGAATGTCGTTCTCGATGTCGTAAGGAGACCGCTCATCTACCGCCGGTGCGGACTCATGATGATTGCTTGCCTCGACGTAAAGCGGCTCACTCGTACTGGCTGGTTCAAGTGTGGCCGTGGCTTCGCGCACAGCCTTGGGTGTGTGGCGGCCGTGGTGCACCTTCTTACGGTCCTTCGCACGACGAAGCCGCTCAAGCAGCTTGTTGTACGCCAGGTCGAAGGCAGCGAACTTGTCGGCGGCTGTGGCCTCGGCACGGATAACGGGGCCCCGGCCCAGGACGGTGACTTCTACGGTGAGCTCGCCAGGCGTCTGCCTGGGGTTGGTTTCCTTGGAAACCTTTGCGTCAACCCGCTGGACCTTATCCCCCAGCGATTCAATCTTTGAGATTTTTTCGCCGGCATATTCGCGAAAGCGGTCAGAAACTGTCAGATTTCGTCCGCTGATCATGAACTCCATGGTGCCCTCCAATAACTCAGGTGACACGACAACGGCGCTGTTGGGGGCTTGTCTGACGGACAGTCGAGCCCCTTTCCGAGCCGCTATCGACAGGTACATCTTTTCTTGGTACCCACAACCGACGTTAGTTCATCGCCACCGGTTATTCATCCTTTAGCCACTTATTTTTTGATTGAGTCTTAAGGACCGAACCGGGGTGGTCCATGGCCGCTGCGGAAGCGTAGGCTGGTGGCCTCGTGGCTGCGAGTACAACTGCGCCTGATACCAGGCCACCGGCAGCCGTGACCGCCCTTGCCGCCTCAGCGAGTGTGGCACCAGTGGTCAGGACATCGTCAACAAGTATGCATTTGCGGCCTTTGAGCTTGTCCGCTTGTCCCCGCCGTACTCTCATGGATCCTCGGACCCGGCGGGCGCGCTCACCTCTTCCAAGCCCCTTTTGACCTCCGCCTCTATATCGAACGGAAGCACGTCCCGGAACTTCGTCACCAAGCCGGGCCGCTCTCTGCCGGACAGCGTCGGGGCCCGCCACAAATATCCTCCACTCCCCCGACTTCTCCAGCACGTCAAGAATGGGGCAATGGAGCAGCATTCGGCGGATTCGGAGGAAAAAGAGCAGAAGGTGTACCGGGCTGAATCCTCGCCTCCGGAACGCCTTACCGCTACTGGGAACGGGCACAAGGCAGTAGCCGGAGCGGCCGCCGATGGCAGCATCCACGGCTTTGCCCAAGCAGGGAGCCAGAACAGAGGCAAGGCGCCATTGGCCGTGGCTCTTGAACGAGAGGAGGCACCGGGCGAGCTCATCCCGATACGGCCCCGCCGCCACCACCCCGATCTTCGCTGTTCCATTGATGTCAATCAAAGCGGGTGACTCAAGTTCGGCCCGAAATGGGTGCCGGCACAGCTGACGGATTCTTCTTGCGCAACTGCTGCAAAGCACCGCATCTTCCATCTCACAGCAGACGCAGTCCACAGGAATGAGCACTGCCAGCAGGTCAACCACAGTGCCATGCAGGGCGGCGATGATCCGGCCCGTTCTTCCTCGAAAAGGGCCACGACGCCGCGCCCCGGCAGGTTCAGGAAAACCGAGGTCGGGATCGATACGGCGGCGGAGCCGGTTACGGAACCATGGACCAAGGGAGGAGAACGTCATTCTGGCAGTTTGAACGTGATGTTCGCCTTGAGGAGGGCACGAGGGGAGCTATGTGGATAAAGGAGGGAAACAGGCGCCGGGCGCTCACCCCGGGAAGGCTGGTTCGGTAGGTCCCTTGAGCTGGAGCTCCCAGCCATTTCCGACGCGTTGGAAGATCCCTGCAGCCGACTGTCCGTAAATTTGCTCGGCGCCGTTTCCGACGCTGAGGCTGGTCAATCCATCCCAAGGGGCCAACTGCTGCGGTTCACCGGATGCCAGCGACAGGAGTTCCGGAACCACTGTTGAAGTAGCCGAGCCGGACATCACCGCCACCGTGGAGCCGTTGACCCAGGCGCCTTGATCGGCAGCACTACTACTGAGCAGTGTGATGGGAAGCGTGAGGTCCTTGGGAACACCGTCCGGGTTGCGGACGATGCCCGTGATCTGCACGGCGGATTTACCGTTTGCCTCGGAAATGACCAAGGCCCTGGTTCCCTCGCGGGAAACCCTGAAATCCTTGACTGTTCGTCCCGTGAGCCAGGCCGGCGTCATGGTGACACTGGGAATCGCGGCACCTGGAGCTATCCCTGTGGGTTTGTAAGCCACAACTTCGGCGGCACCGGTTGCACCGGGCCCCGCTGTCCAGACCCAATCGTTCGGACTGAAGGAGGGTCCGGTAAGAGTGCTTCTGGTGGTTAGCTGTCGCGCTGCCTGCCCTGGTTCGATGGAGTAAAGCGTCGTTTTGTCGCCGTTGAGGAAAGCAGCGGTCTGGGAGACCGGCGACTCAGCGGGCGAGTGGGGACCAAGCCCGGCAACCGACTGTATGTCCGGCAGCGGAGTGACCCTGTTGTTCTCGTAGCGCACCAGATCGCCATTGTTCACTGCGATCTGGCGGGCAGGAACACTCTTGTCCAGCACCGGGGGCAGAACTGTCCCGTTGTCTTCAACACGCACCAGGTCCTGGTCGGCACGGAGCTGAACGTTAATGACATCGGGCTGACTACGGAACGTCAGTGCCAACTGATTTTGCATCCTCTGCCGGTCCTCGGCGGAGGCGTCAAAGAGTTCCTTGGCTGAGAGGTCCACCTGAGCTGCGCCGGAAACAACCGGCACAGATTCCCGTGCG
The sequence above is a segment of the Arthrobacter sp. StoSoilB22 genome. Coding sequences within it:
- the secA gene encoding preprotein translocase subunit SecA, with amino-acid sequence MASLIEKLLRTGDKKTLKTLRNYADSINALEDTFKSFTDAEIREETDRLRSRHQDGETLEALLPEAFAAVREASSRTLGMRHFDVQLMGGAALHLGNIAEMKTGEGKTLVATAPAYLNALSGKGVHVVTVNDYLAEYQSELMGRVYRFLGLTSGCILSNQDPTVRREQYNADITYGTNNEFGFDYLRDNMAWDASELVQRGHNFAIVDEVDSILIDEARTPLIISGPAQGDTNRWYSEFAKVVLRLQPDVDYEVDEKKRTVGVLEAGIEKVEDYLGIQNLYESANTPLIGFLNNAIKAKELFKRDKDYVILDGEVLIVDEHTGRILAGRRYNEGMHQAIEAKENVEIKAENQTLATVTLQNYFRMYSKLAGMTGTAETEAAEFMSTYKLGVVPIPTNRDMQRIDQPDLVYKNEVVKFDAVVQDIAERHENGQPVLVGTTSVEKSEYLSKLLAKEGIRHEVLNAKNHAREASIVAQAGRKGAVTVATNMAGRGTDIMLGGNAEFTAIAELAKRGLDPEENSEEYEAAWPEALAAAKQAVKDEHEEVLDLGGLYVLGTERHESRRIDNQLRGRSGRQGDPGESRFYLSLTDDLMRLFNSGAAERLMNSSVPDDVALESKLVSRAIASAQGQVEGRNAEQRKNVLKYDDVLNRQREAIYGDRRRILEGDDLHEKVQFFLEDTINSLIDAATAEGSGDDWDYNQLWANLKTLYPATVTAEEIIDEAGGKSRVTAEFLREEILSDARLVYQAREESIGAESMRELERRVVLSVLGRKWQEHLYEMDYLKEGIGLRAMAQRDPLVEYQREGFVMFQSMMEAIREESIGFLYNLEVEVTPAEDVVVADDSASGAHTEHHDPQIRAAGLQAPEKPAQLQYTAPGEDGATQTRIEGRASGRSGNPAKAASQDQRKQAKKKRR
- a CDS encoding chromosome partitioning protein, which codes for MSIPVVTVGSAQEAVVGGLERLRGPVTVVRRCSELAELIAACQSGLAVAAVVAEGCEELTTTLVDRLGAVGVSIIALTDDPAEAKRLHSIGALPAMTGIEAGDLAAKISEAVGRGSRQSLPASARDTGFADPGAELRSMPESDRRDEETPQGGGRIIAVWGPIGAPGRTFLAANIAAELAAEGKSVLLVDADSYGASMSAVLGLLEESAGFAQACRLADQGLLDGQALRAVAIPVFTKGGTFRVLTGTTRADRWTELRAGAVAMVLDAARQLADHVVVDTGFCLESDEELSFDTMAPRRNAATLRSLEMADVVFAVGSADAIGVPRLVRGLAELEAAVPEVSPRVVLNKVKRSAVGHSPRQQLNDAWDRYGPGVGVDAYLPADPVACDAALLTGSVLLEVAPDSPLRKAIVGLVCAPVQQKQDSFGRTIRALRLPKR
- the raiA gene encoding ribosome-associated translation inhibitor RaiA: MEFMISGRNLTVSDRFREYAGEKISKIESLGDKVQRVDAKVSKETNPRQTPGELTVEVTVLGRGPVIRAEATAADKFAAFDLAYNKLLERLRRAKDRKKVHHGRHTPKAVREATATLEPASTSEPLYVEASNHHESAPAVDERSPYDIENDIPAGDSPVLIRRKVFPAASLTLDDAVDNMELVGHNFYLFLDKETNAPSVVYRRSGWTYGVITLDSNCEPGEEAVEEKIHAYRSDDQAATAK
- a CDS encoding LysM domain-containing protein, coding for MAKVLRSDSALAAFVLGLGLSLVLTGNVLLTQWQAAERHGQTLTFEHLLGFSANAVGLSVVIWWALTFFIAFLASLLHRVGHKKSAHLLSRFSPAFMLRLAVAVVSLNLMGAGIAQADAAPPEPGWQSASPHRAPGKAAWTPASLDRASSIPRSVDDAHASASRPHDPRWQPRPPVVDPGLLSRQSTRSTTLAGEAAVVVEDGDSLWSIAASRLGPFATDVDVALTWPKWYAANRAVIGGDPTVLLPGQVLQPPAPS
- a CDS encoding LpqB family beta-propeller domain-containing protein, whose amino-acid sequence is MSAGRSQRGRAVVALFAVLMILLASCAQIPRSGPVGKSKDEGAGNPNAPVFFPAAPRAGSSPETVIEDFYMAGSGYEDDYPVARQFLTQAQSVTWKPDKRALVFREQRVVKAAGENEYLYELDVAYSVDADGVATQFPPGTKETIPLTLEQVEGEWRISKVPDGTAIPEETFKVIYGANPIYFYDPTFTYAVPDYRWFIKKNTVKSMTSALLAGPAPYLRGAVVSAFPSGMKLARESVPVVSGAAQVDLSAKELFDASAEDRQRMQNQLALTFRSQPDVINVQLRADQDLVRVEDNGTVLPPVLDKSVPARQIAVNNGDLVRYENNRVTPLPDIQSVAGLGPHSPAESPVSQTAAFLNGDKTTLYSIEPGQAARQLTTRSTLTGPSFSPNDWVWTAGPGATGAAEVVAYKPTGIAPGAAIPSVTMTPAWLTGRTVKDFRVSREGTRALVISEANGKSAVQITGIVRNPDGVPKDLTLPITLLSSSAADQGAWVNGSTVAVMSGSATSTVVPELLSLASGEPQQLAPWDGLTSLSVGNGAEQIYGQSAAGIFQRVGNGWELQLKGPTEPAFPG
- a CDS encoding Rv3235 family protein, which translates into the protein MTLATKTRPAGPRSTQHTAPASGQSGSDIDVRLVARSIAQATLEVLAGTRPVQQLSRSLDAECYLSLQHRAALTRKHSARSRGTAQPHRSPMVRSVRVCSISESICEASIVVAEEQRCRAVAMRLERLDGVWQVTALEIG
- a CDS encoding helix-turn-helix domain-containing protein gives rise to the protein MPRFLTLADVAEQLQINSPQAYALVRSGELKAIQVGGRGQWRIEEKMLEQYIEDRYAEAGRMIEEAKAKTNRS
- a CDS encoding crosslink repair DNA glycosylase YcaQ family protein, which codes for MTVSLSLSQARRIALAAQGLAKVRPTGPVTSRAVGRTFARIQLVQIDSVNVVARSHYLPFFSRLGNYDPLILQSMASRKPRKMMEYWAHEASFIRPEHFQDLLVWQKRAWVGAHRLDPAVRQDMEDRILIALTSGPPMTASELTAELGHDEDPDRDNWGWNWNIVKRVLEHLFEEGRISAASRTAQFERKYTLTSRVVPDAQPPEGDAEASLDRLMDAAARAHGIGTVRCFSDYFRTPLKAGAGSVQRLVRAGRLERVSVRGWDRETFQHVDATLPRKAAGRALLSPFDSLVFERRRLEELFGFHYRIEIYTPAAKRRFGYYVLPFLLREAIVARVDLKADRISRQLLVRSAFGEMDAPADTAVELAAELRLMATWLGLQEVVVWPVGDLAGALSEALANDGPAPGEYVQPGSPLRGEPGNVALVSPVD
- a CDS encoding SAF domain-containing protein — its product is MGESIGVAARLRKPSWKDPRLLIGLLLVLGSVAGVIALVGTADRTTQVFAAREDIAIGQVVTEADLSIVKVRLDDVEAGYITVEQGLAESSVALQRMAKNQLIPRASLGVADALDRKPVAIALEEELPPQAVPGARVDVWVSMPGASSAFDAPEMLLPSAEIAAVTPGSTTLGSARTTVVMVLVTDEQMPKLLGAQANRAKVSVVWNPTGVVR
- a CDS encoding phosphoribosyltransferase, whose translation is MRVRRGQADKLKGRKCILVDDVLTTGATLAEAARAVTAAGGLVSGAVVLAATRPPAYASAAAMDHPGSVLKTQSKNKWLKDE